Part of the Streptococcus ilei genome is shown below.
AATCCTTGACCTTGTCCCAATCTTCCTTATCAAGAATACGGCCTGAGGTGTAGACTGACAACCAAGAGAGGTCATTGGAAGCTCCTGTATCAAGAGGAGATCCTTGGCTGTTAAAATGGTCATACCAGCTAGCGATACCTGCAGCTGGCACAATGGTCTTGAGACCTTCGACTCCAGTAGAGGCTACACCGAAGGTCGTTGTCCCAGCCCAAGACAAGCCTGTCATGGCCACATTTCCACTGGACCAGTCAGCCTTGATTTCACGGTTGCTGGTTTTATCCGCATAGGCCTTACGCTTGCCATTCAACCACTCAATGATGTTCTTGTAGGCCGCAATTTCTAGGTCAGATCCAGTCGTATTAATCCCATCAGAACCTTTGGATCCCAGGCCGCTACTGGTAACTACTGCATAACCGCGAACCAAGTAGTAATTGTACCAGTTGAGGTTTTCATAGTCATAGTGGGTATAGTCATCTGAGCTTTCACGAGGATTGACATAGTACCATTCTTTTGGATCTGCAGCCTTTGCCACTTCTTCTGTCGAGACTTCTTTGACTGCCTTTCTCTTTTCTGGCTTACTGTAGAGTTTTGCCATATCAAAGTTCCCACCTTCTTTCAGACCCAATCCCTCAAGGGTGCGTTCTTCTGTCGTTCCTGTTACGTAAGGGCTGGCTTCAAAAATACTCGGTGCTTTATAATCCCCCTTGACTGCAGCCTTAGGAACTTGGACCAAGGTCTTCACTAAGTCAGGTTTGCCATCTCCATCCGTGTCATAGTCGGTTTCAACATAGACAATATAGCGGACAATGTCACTCTTTTCATAAGAATAATGCTCAATATCATCCCCCGGTGTAAATGGGAAAATCGGTTGGGCCCGTCCGTTCAAAAAGAGAGGTTCTTTGCGATCAGCGCGGTAGGCCGCATGGAGTTTTTTAGCCACCTCAACCATGGAAGCTAAGTTAGTCACTGGTGCCGTTCCTTCTGTATCCTCACTGATCATACCAAGACTTTTAGCAAAAGCCAAACGATCCTTATCAGTTGCTCCTACTTGGCCATCTTTTGTCGACGCCCACTTCAAGAGCTGGTTGACAGCATCCGTCACAGTTGCTTCTTTCTTAGCATCTTGCTCCTCAACAGATTGACCAGTCACCTCTGAAAGTTCCCCAAGAGTCACCTTAGGAGCGCTAGAAAGAAGACTGGCATTTTTTTCTGATACAGCCCCTTCAGGAGATGGACTTGTTTGAGGACTTGCACTAATCAGCTTGTCTGCTGGAGGAGAGACAGGATCCTTTTCCGCAACAACGTCCTTATCTGTCGACGTTGGCTGGTCAGCTACTGCTGGTGTTGCTACAGGGCTTGTAGCAGCTACTGGTATATTCGATTCAGGCTTTTGAGACGCTTCCTCCTTAGGAGACAGCTCATCACTTGCTGGAACTTCATTTGAAACAGGAGAGGTTTCTGCTGTACTTGGCTGTCCCACATGAGAGGTCAAGGCTGGTTCTTGACTATTCGTAGCCACTTCCTCCGCCTGGACATGGCGCGCCAAAACAATTGGACTCATTAACAAACTTGCAAACACAATCGAAACAAGGCTAGATTTTTTCATATACAAACTCCTTTGAAACATGTCGTTTTGACCGATTTATCCAAAACGACGAAAAAAGTAGACAAATTCATTCTTTAATAGATGCACTAGAAACGAAACCTCCTTTCATCGACGGCATCTTTTCCTGTCAGGAAGCAAGATTTCCTCATATCTGGTAGTCAACCAGCTTTCAAACAGGATCACAACTTAACTTACAGCAGGGAAAGCTCTCTGGACTTTCCTTCCTGTAAATCAAATGATGGAGACACTTTTTCAACTAGCAAAGCCTTCTAAGACAGATTGAGCGAACTTGAATAAAAATAAAAAAATAGTTCCTATTCATGGGGCCAAATCCCTCTCTCCGATCCATACAAGACCTATCTTTTTACCCATTTATACACTATGAAATAAAGACAGCGTTTTCGAGAGTGCAAACCTTTGCCCTATCCTTTCATTTTTGGTAAAATAAGGCATTAATTCACGAAAGATGAGAAACAAATGGAAAATCAAACCTTAATGCAATATTTTGAATGGTACTTACCTTCGGATGGTCAACACTGGTCCCGCTTAGCTGCAGATGCTCCTCACCTAGCAGATTTGGGTATTCGTAAAATTTGGATGCCTCCTGCTTTTAAAGCCACTTCTGCCAATGATGTCGGCTACGGCGTCTATGACCTCTTTGACCTTGGAGAATTCGACCAAAAAGGGACTGTTCGGACCAAATATGGTTTCAAAGAAGACTACTTGCAAGCCATCCAAGCCTTAAAAGAAGCTGGAATCCAGCCCATGGCCGATGTCGTTCTCAACCATAAAGCAGCTGCCGATGGTTTAGAAAAATTCGAAGTGGTCGAAGTGGACCCTAACGATCGGACCATCGTCTTGACAGAGCCTTTTACGATTAAAGGTTGGACAAAATTTACCTTTGATGGTCGAAATGGAGCCTACAATGACTTCCACTGGCATTGGTACCACTTTACCGGTACCGACTACGATGCTTCCCGCAATAAGAGTGGGATTTACCAGATTCAAGGAGACAACAAAGGTTGGGCACAAGACGACCTCGTTGATAGTGAGAACGGAAACTACGATTACCTCATGTACGCCGATATCGACTTTAAACACCCCGAAGTGATCGAAAACCTCAATCAATGGGCAGAATGGTTTATTGAAACCACTGGGGTTGAAGGCTTCCGTCTAGACGCTGTTAAACACATCGACTCCTTCTTCATGAAGAACTTCATCCAACAAATTACGGACAAATATGGAGAAGATTTCTATGTATTTGGTGAGTTTTGGAATGGGGATGAACAAAGCAACAATGACTACCTGGCCAGCATTGCCTACAAGTTTGACTTAGTGGACGTTGCCCTCCACCAAAATCTCTTTAGAGCTAGCCAAGAAGGGGAAAACTTTGACTTAACGACTATTTTCAATGGTACTCTTGCAAGCAATCATCCAGAAAGTGCGGTAACCTTTGTCGATAATCACGATACCCAAAGAGGACAAGCTCTAGAGTCCACAGTTGGTGAATGGTTCAAGCCTGCTGCTTACGCCCTCATTCTCCTCCGCGAGGCCGGACTTCCATGTGTCTTTTATGGAGACTACTACGGGATTTCAGGTGAGTTTGCCCAGCAAGATTTCCAAGCGGAGCTTGATCAACTCCTTCGTATCCGCAAAGACTTAGCCTACGGTGAACAAAGAGACTACTTTGACGATCCTAACTGTATTGGTTGGACGCGGTCTGGAACTGAAGAGACTGCTCCTATCGCCTGCGTCATTTCAAATGCTGGTCCATCCGCCAAACGGATGGAAATTGGTCAAGCCTATGCAGGACGGACCTACTACGACGCTTTAGGAAATTACCAAGATACCATCCAAATTGAAGAAGACGGTTGGGCTGATTTCCCAGTCTCAGACCGCTCCGTCAGCGTGTGGATTTTGGCAGACTAACTAGAAAACTAAATCGAGTAAAGAGGCTGGGACAAAAGTTCTAGCCTTTCAATTGTCTTTGGATTGTCGAGCAAGACGAAGTGGTTGAGTGGGCTCTACTACACTAATTTCATCAGCTATTACAGCCCTACTCAACTATGCGGAGGTGGGACGACGAAATCGAATTCTAACGAATGACCGATTTCTGTCCCACTCTCTTTCTTATATTTTATAGCAAACTACAGGTTCATTCTAACACCTTAGGAAAGCGCTGTCAATTCTTTATCTGATTCTCTTAACAACTTCATGAAAGAAAAAACTCGCTCACTTCCTCAGTTGGAAATGAACGAGTTTAATCATCTAAGAAGCAAGGGGTTCTTTTTTGTTAGCTTAATTCTGCAACAATCGCTTTGAGTTGTTCTTTGGTATGAACACCAGCGACTTGTTTCACCACTTGGCCATCTTTCTTGAATAAGAGAGTTGGAATGGACATGATGCCGAAGTTGCGAGCAGTGTTTGGATTTTCATCCACATCCATCTTAAAGATTTTCAAGTCATCTTCATGGATTTCTTCTGCCAGCTGTTCTAAGATTGGTGCCTGCATCCGGCAAGGACCACACCAAGTTGCCCAGAAGTCGACCAAGACCAAACCTTGGCTCGTTTCTTGTTCAAATGTTGCATCTGTTAGTACGTGTACCATAGTTCCTCCTTTGATCAGTGATTGTCACTAATCTCTCATTGATAGTTCTATTCTACACCAAAATTCAAGTTTTTAGAAATATTTGCTACGTACCTCAGCCTTGGGACTCCTCTTTCTTTTTCTTCCAGAAAAGAAGACTAGACAAGAAGAGGGTACCTAAACCATAGAATCCCATCCATTCCTCTGCGCTACCTGTTTGAGGAAGCTGACCTGCTTTTTCTTGTGCTGGAGTTGCTTCTTTAACCGTTTCAGAGACAAATCTTTGTCCATAAGCAACAGATAGAGCCTCTGGTTTTGCAATTTCTTTCTCAACTGATTTGACGAGAGGAAGAAGACTTGGACTAGCAGGAATTTCTGGTTTTCCATATCTTTCAGGCTCTGGAAGGACTGGCAGATGGTATTCTTCGATTGAATGAATTGCCGGTTCTACCAATTTTGCTCCTTTTATCTCAGGAAGGGCAGCATATGCTGTATCAGCCGCGTTCGGAAGATAAGAGGCTACCTGCGAACGAGTCCCTTCTACGATCGGAATAGTCGCACGGATCGAATCTGTCTTGAAGGTCACTTCATAAGGATTCTCAACAGTTAAGTCTGATGGATCATAAGTATTGAAGACTAGGGCGAGCTTGTGTCCTTTTTTAACCGTATAAAGGTTTGGTTGGAGATGGACCGTATAGTCGTGGAATTCTCCAATTTTTGGTTCGATGCTATTTCTTGAGCTAGCTGAATCATAGCCAGACTCAGGGTTGGCCAGGTTGATCCAACCTTTTGCGATGACCTTATACTTGGTCTTGATGGTTTCGAATTCAGCCACAGAAAGGTTGCTTAAATTGCTACCCATCCAGAAGCCATCTGCTTTTTTATCCGCCTTAACCCCACCGTTGCCGACCACATCAAATTCTTCATCCGATACGTCGACTAAAAGAGCATTGATTTGGAAGTTCTTTCCTTTCCCCTTAGCAAGGGCTGCCTTGAAGTGTACAGGGATATGTCCTTTGATAGTGGTGTCTTCTGTCACTTCCGATACGAAGGTCATGTTGGCTTTTGAAGAACCTTGGCTCACGGTTTCATCACGCTTGGCAACTTCGACACCAGCTCCAGCATAATCGCTCGAAATCGTTTCTTCCAAGCGTTTCGACTGCGCATTGAGGAAGAGGAGCTGCGTGGTCTTCCAATTATCATACGTGGTCCACTTGCTTGGGTCATAGTTATTTTGCGCCAAGACAGCTGGTAGATTTTCGACCTGATTCTCCACTCCATATAGGTAATGGGTCAACCAGGTATTGAGCAGGTCATAGAAATCTTGTCCATTAGCCTGAATACCATAACCACGGGACATAGCTGCTGGATAGACGTGGTCTCCTTGGTGGAGATAGAGTTTGACATCCTGCCCTGCTTTCTTAAGGGCATCGTACATGAGTTCAAAATGCTTGGTTTTGACATTGTCATCATTTAAACCATGAACCAGGAGGGCACTGGTCTTTAATTTTTCAGGATTGAGGGTATAATCCCGTTCCTTCCAGACATCGCTATAATTGCGTTCATGTGCATTTTGATCCTTATTGAGCTGGTTGATGTAGTTGGCATAATTTTGCCAAATACCGGCCCAATCAGCTTCATCCAGGATTCGAGTCCCTACGTAGAGGGATAACCAAGAAAGGTCACTGTATGGTGGGTTCCCATAGGCTGTTCCTTGACTGTTAAAATAGTCATACCAAGAAGCAATCCCAGCAGCTGGTACGATGGTCTTCAAACCTTCGACTCCTGTCGCTGCGACACCAAAGGTCGTGGTTCCAGCCCAGGATAGGCCCGTCATAGCGACATTTCCTGTAGCCCAATCTGCCTTGATTTCGACATTGCTATTCTTATCTGTGTAGGCCTTGCGCTTGCCATTGACCCACTCGATAATATTCTTGAAGGCATTGATTTCCAGATCAGACCCTGTCGTATTGAACCCTTCTGATCCCTTGGTTCCTAGACCAGCACTGGAGATAAAGGCATAGCCTCTGACCAAGAAATAGTCATACCAGTTCAAGTTTTCGTAGTCATAGATATACTCGTAGGGACTGTAGTAATACCAATCCGAAGCCTTGGCTTTCTTGGCTGCTTCGACTGTCGAAGAGCTTCCGACTGCCTGGCGTTTAGCTGGTTGCTCCCGCAATTTCTTCATATCATAAGAACCATCTGTCGGCAAGCCCAAGCTTTCAAGGGTCACAGAGTTCTCATCCAAGGTTCCTGCTACATATGGACGCGCTTCGAGAATGGTCGCCGCCTTAAAGTCTCCCCTGGCCACAGCCTTAGGTAACTGCACAATGGCCTTGACTAAGTCAGGCTTGCCATCCCCATCTGTATCATAATCGGTCTCTACATAGACCGGGAAGCGAACAATTTCGCTATCCTCATAGTGATAGTCTTCATCTGCTTTTTCCCCTGTAGTATAAGGGAAGATGGGTTGAGCCCGCCCATTCAAAAAGAGAGGAGCTTTCTTTTCAGAGCGATAGGCATCATAGAGCTTTTTAGCAATACTGTACATATTGGTCAGCTCTTCCTGACTGACCTTACGACTCAAGTCCTCATGGCTACTAATCATTCCCAGACTTTTAGCAAATCGTTCCCGATCTGCGGTCGATTGACCAGCCTGCTTGGGATCCTTCGCAGCCCACTGAAGCAATTCATCAACGGCATCTTGAACGGTTAATTCCTTGTCCTTGAGTTCACTATTTGCCAAGCTACCTGTATAAGAAGTTAAGGCTTGTCCTGTTGCTGGAGAAGTTGCTCCTGTCGAAGCTGCAGGGCTAGCTTTGTCACCTGTTCCCTGAGGTGCCTGTGGGATGCTTGTTTTTTCAACAATCGTAAGAGGCTTGTCTTGACCAACTTGCTTGTCGACCTTCTCCATCTCTGCTGGATCCTTTGGATTCCCTATCACTGGTTCAGAAGTCGCTACTTCATTTTTTTGATCCACACTTGGGACTGATGCAGTCTGATCCGCTTGAGATTGGGAAGCTGCTCCTTCAGAAGTTACAGGCTCAGGAGCCACCTGAGTCACGACTTCTTTCGTTGGAGAAAGCTCTGGTAGATTCTCATCTGCTGCCACCACTTGATTTAAGATAAAGGGAGCTAGCAGGAGGCTAGAAGCCACCATCGACACCATTGTTTTCTTTTTCATAAAAGAGACCTCGCTATTTTGTAATCAATACAGCTATTATACTATGTAAGCGCTTTTATATCAAATTCTTTTTAACAAAAAAATCGAGGCGAACTGCCTCGATTAATTCATGCTTATTTCACATGGTTTTTTAATTCTTCTTGAGCTTTTTGGTTAGACTCTGCTTGCTCTTTCTTCCATTTTTCAAGAGCTTTGTTGTAGTCTTCGGTTGTTACAGCCTTGTCTTGAAGTTCCATACCTTTATAGACAACGTTGTCTTTCCCTTTACCACCGGTCCAGCCAAATGGTGCTGAAAATGGTACAACACGAGTCAAGAATGGACGACCAGTCTTAGATGTTGTTGGGATGACCAAAGCACTATCTGTCAACCAAGCTTGAGCTGCAGCATATTTCTCATAACGTTTGTTAAGGTCTTGTGTTTCAGCTCCTGCTTCTGTTACCATCTTCTCAAAGTCGTACAAACCAACTTTCTTAGCTGCCTCATTGTTTTCGCTTGGGTCAAATCCAAGGAAGGTACGAGTGTTTTCACCAGAAGATGCTTTCAAGATATCAAGGTAAGTTGATGGGTCTTGATAGTCAGGGCTCCATCCAACGTTATCTGAGATATCCCAGTCTTCGTCTTCTGCTTTTGCAGCAAAGAGCGTTACGTTCAAGAGGTCTTCTTTGGATACCATATGGATGTCGACAACGACGTTTTCTTTTCCAAGCGTACTTTCAACCGATTGTTTGAAGGATTGAGCACGTTGAACCTTAGATTGAGTCGTTTGGTCTACTGGCATATCCAAGTGGATTGGGAATTTCACACCATCTGCTTCAAGTGCAGATTTAGCTTTCGCAAACTCTTCTTTGGCTTGTTTTGCGTTGTAAAGACCATTTTGACCATCGTCAAGATTTGCATCTTTCCACTCGTCTCCATAAGTCACCAACTCAGATTTAACCATCTCACCGAAGGACTTGCCATCTGCTTGAACGAATGTAGGTGGGATGTACAAGTTACGGATCAGTTTGCTTGCTCCATCTTTACCATTTGCTTGGGCAGCATAGGCTTCACGGTCAAAGGCAAAGCTGATTGATTGACGGAAGTCCTTGTTCAAGAGAGCTTTCTTAGTAGATGATTTTTCTTCATCTGTTGTTTTTGATGTGTACTTGTATGACTGACGATCGATGTTGACACCGATAACGAAGGTGCTGGCATCTTGAGGAGTGTAGATGATTTCATCTTTAAACTTCTTAGCTTGGTCAGTAAATCCAGGTCCAGTTGGGAACAATTTAGCAAGGCTAAGAGCGTTGTCCTCAAATGAGTTGGCCAATTTACTTTGGTCTTGACCATCATAGTATTCTAGCTTAACATCTGTGATGTGAACATTGTCTTTATCCCAGTAGTTTTCATTCTTGCTCATCTCGATAGATGATTTAGAAGTGAAGCTCTTCAAGATGTAAGGACCATTGTAAAGAAGAGAGCTAGTGTCACTTGCTTGGGCAAATTTATCCCCTTTAGATTCTACGAATTTCTCATTGATAGGGAAGGTGATCCCAAGAGTCAACTTAGAATTCCAGAAAGGCTCTGCCTGGTTCAAAGTGATTTGAAGGGTATGATCATCGACTGCTTTAATGCCAACATTTGAGAAATCAGAGGTCTTTCCTTCAACATAATCATTCAAGCCCTTGATGGAATTTTGAATGATGTAGAGCATTTCAGACTTGTGGTCAGCGGCATATTTGATACCTGCAACGAAGTCATCAGCTGTCACGTCCGCATACTCTTCCCCTTCTGAATCATACCATTTAGCATCATCACGAAGTT
Proteins encoded:
- a CDS encoding alpha-amylase, translating into MENQTLMQYFEWYLPSDGQHWSRLAADAPHLADLGIRKIWMPPAFKATSANDVGYGVYDLFDLGEFDQKGTVRTKYGFKEDYLQAIQALKEAGIQPMADVVLNHKAAADGLEKFEVVEVDPNDRTIVLTEPFTIKGWTKFTFDGRNGAYNDFHWHWYHFTGTDYDASRNKSGIYQIQGDNKGWAQDDLVDSENGNYDYLMYADIDFKHPEVIENLNQWAEWFIETTGVEGFRLDAVKHIDSFFMKNFIQQITDKYGEDFYVFGEFWNGDEQSNNDYLASIAYKFDLVDVALHQNLFRASQEGENFDLTTIFNGTLASNHPESAVTFVDNHDTQRGQALESTVGEWFKPAAYALILLREAGLPCVFYGDYYGISGEFAQQDFQAELDQLLRIRKDLAYGEQRDYFDDPNCIGWTRSGTEETAPIACVISNAGPSAKRMEIGQAYAGRTYYDALGNYQDTIQIEEDGWADFPVSDRSVSVWILAD
- a CDS encoding CocE/NonD family hydrolase — translated: MKKSSLVSIVFASLLMSPIVLARHVQAEEVATNSQEPALTSHVGQPSTAETSPVSNEVPASDELSPKEEASQKPESNIPVAATSPVATPAVADQPTSTDKDVVAEKDPVSPPADKLISASPQTSPSPEGAVSEKNASLLSSAPKVTLGELSEVTGQSVEEQDAKKEATVTDAVNQLLKWASTKDGQVGATDKDRLAFAKSLGMISEDTEGTAPVTNLASMVEVAKKLHAAYRADRKEPLFLNGRAQPIFPFTPGDDIEHYSYEKSDIVRYIVYVETDYDTDGDGKPDLVKTLVQVPKAAVKGDYKAPSIFEASPYVTGTTEERTLEGLGLKEGGNFDMAKLYSKPEKRKAVKEVSTEEVAKAADPKEWYYVNPRESSDDYTHYDYENLNWYNYYLVRGYAVVTSSGLGSKGSDGINTTGSDLEIAAYKNIIEWLNGKRKAYADKTSNREIKADWSSGNVAMTGLSWAGTTTFGVASTGVEGLKTIVPAAGIASWYDHFNSQGSPLDTGASNDLSWLSVYTSGRILDKEDWDKVKDYYAAYITKLNELQHKDGHNYNEEYVKRDYTLNAANLKAAPLIIQGLNDDNVKPKHFELMVQAFKKAGIDPKVLLHQGNHVYPSTRWSGTNVAGQAFNDLMNLWYSHYLFGIRNGIQYLPEVTAQDNLDPSKWRKFDKWESTNSITARAYSKREDVTVSSDFYGTGENWTTRNQDAAFHSSAVSASYAAPVDQDITIKGHIPVNFSASFIKGDKSHAHVSATLMDVSDEEFDVVKEEITYDKDGYGTRTLEKETLDETGYWSGSNLDSLPLKRYKTHKVKSVVISRGWLNLANPGSGFDSASSSHSIDLKENEYHNYTMYLQPNLYTVKKGHRLVLTLHAFDPDYIYYADPYEVKFKTDSISARIPILEDSRSLLLRYQPNEKDTEYASLADRILPIAKKNPTVVEEAGKGSVSDQASHQEQQPPVGRDQMDFRKEQKEELAQLAHVSGSTSQGEGSVARLPEKEETRLPETGETANIWTVYGLLTVLATSLWKAVYRRKEDQ
- a CDS encoding CocE/NonD family hydrolase, encoding MKKKTMVSMVASSLLLAPFILNQVVAADENLPELSPTKEVVTQVAPEPVTSEGAASQSQADQTASVPSVDQKNEVATSEPVIGNPKDPAEMEKVDKQVGQDKPLTIVEKTSIPQAPQGTGDKASPAASTGATSPATGQALTSYTGSLANSELKDKELTVQDAVDELLQWAAKDPKQAGQSTADRERFAKSLGMISSHEDLSRKVSQEELTNMYSIAKKLYDAYRSEKKAPLFLNGRAQPIFPYTTGEKADEDYHYEDSEIVRFPVYVETDYDTDGDGKPDLVKAIVQLPKAVARGDFKAATILEARPYVAGTLDENSVTLESLGLPTDGSYDMKKLREQPAKRQAVGSSSTVEAAKKAKASDWYYYSPYEYIYDYENLNWYDYFLVRGYAFISSAGLGTKGSEGFNTTGSDLEINAFKNIIEWVNGKRKAYTDKNSNVEIKADWATGNVAMTGLSWAGTTTFGVAATGVEGLKTIVPAAGIASWYDYFNSQGTAYGNPPYSDLSWLSLYVGTRILDEADWAGIWQNYANYINQLNKDQNAHERNYSDVWKERDYTLNPEKLKTSALLVHGLNDDNVKTKHFELMYDALKKAGQDVKLYLHQGDHVYPAAMSRGYGIQANGQDFYDLLNTWLTHYLYGVENQVENLPAVLAQNNYDPSKWTTYDNWKTTQLLFLNAQSKRLEETISSDYAGAGVEVAKRDETVSQGSSKANMTFVSEVTEDTTIKGHIPVHFKAALAKGKGKNFQINALLVDVSDEEFDVVGNGGVKADKKADGFWMGSNLSNLSVAEFETIKTKYKVIAKGWINLANPESGYDSASSRNSIEPKIGEFHDYTVHLQPNLYTVKKGHKLALVFNTYDPSDLTVENPYEVTFKTDSIRATIPIVEGTRSQVASYLPNAADTAYAALPEIKGAKLVEPAIHSIEEYHLPVLPEPERYGKPEIPASPSLLPLVKSVEKEIAKPEALSVAYGQRFVSETVKEATPAQEKAGQLPQTGSAEEWMGFYGLGTLFLSSLLFWKKKKEESQG
- the trxA gene encoding thioredoxin; protein product: MVHVLTDATFEQETSQGLVLVDFWATWCGPCRMQAPILEQLAEEIHEDDLKIFKMDVDENPNTARNFGIMSIPTLLFKKDGQVVKQVAGVHTKEQLKAIVAELS
- a CDS encoding peptide ABC transporter substrate-binding protein, with protein sequence MKKRNVIALAGVALLSAGILAACSGGSKSSSSSSKSSEAGQKFSYVYETEPENLNYITSGKAATHEITGNLIDGLFENDKYGNLIPSLAKDWTVSEDGLTYTYKLRDDAKWYDSEGEEYADVTADDFVAGIKYAADHKSEMLYIIQNSIKGLNDYVEGKTSDFSNVGIKAVDDHTLQITLNQAEPFWNSKLTLGITFPINEKFVESKGDKFAQASDTSSLLYNGPYILKSFTSKSSIEMSKNENYWDKDNVHITDVKLEYYDGQDQSKLANSFEDNALSLAKLFPTGPGFTDQAKKFKDEIIYTPQDASTFVIGVNIDRQSYKYTSKTTDEEKSSTKKALLNKDFRQSISFAFDREAYAAQANGKDGASKLIRNLYIPPTFVQADGKSFGEMVKSELVTYGDEWKDANLDDGQNGLYNAKQAKEEFAKAKSALEADGVKFPIHLDMPVDQTTQSKVQRAQSFKQSVESTLGKENVVVDIHMVSKEDLLNVTLFAAKAEDEDWDISDNVGWSPDYQDPSTYLDILKASSGENTRTFLGFDPSENNEAAKKVGLYDFEKMVTEAGAETQDLNKRYEKYAAAQAWLTDSALVIPTTSKTGRPFLTRVVPFSAPFGWTGGKGKDNVVYKGMELQDKAVTTEDYNKALEKWKKEQAESNQKAQEELKNHVK